In one window of Eggerthella guodeyinii DNA:
- a CDS encoding ABC transporter ATP-binding protein, whose amino-acid sequence MLKLFRNHKGLFALVLLFSVINSVLGIGAAVILENILNSVVDGNWGLFSIMLWVVLGYIVVLVAMSACGTIAEKKLIVRTVQDLRNDVQQGILSRDTERYKTTNTADYLSALTNDVKIIEENVIVAFLNTIQYALVFVMAAVALFVYSPLIGGIMLFGLLLMYLLPASLGKPIGKRQEAYSASLSLFTTRLKDQFSGYEVIRSYRLVDQAKAAFTRQNEELSERKYGVDKLLALSEVIAGVMGAGLQIGTMLVAGFLVLNGQMAAGTLLAILQLSGMFVQPVAIILQSIPKIQGAGPVLARLEELSSPAPSGFTGTVEPAFERDIRFENLSFGYAEGRPVLAGLDATLEKGGKYVLIGESGCGKSTLMSLLAAEHSAYAGEIRIDGNELRTLDIDKLLTSISTIHQDVYLFDETIRYNIGLGRPYSEEKWNRALRISGVDRFLAQTEQGLDTQAGEMGANLSGGQCQRIAVARALIEEKPLLILDEGTNAVDIQTAYDIESALLGIEDLTLITITHNLRPELLRRYDALLFMKQGRIGEAGTYDALVEQGGGFASFQRLERIIEPGTQQNEVHVHETATQSGL is encoded by the coding sequence ATGCTCAAGCTGTTTCGAAACCACAAAGGCCTCTTTGCCCTGGTTCTGCTGTTCAGCGTCATCAACTCCGTGCTCGGCATCGGCGCGGCCGTTATCCTGGAGAACATTCTCAACTCGGTAGTCGATGGGAACTGGGGGCTATTCTCCATCATGCTGTGGGTGGTGCTGGGCTACATCGTGGTCCTTGTCGCGATGTCCGCCTGCGGCACCATCGCCGAGAAGAAGCTCATCGTGCGCACGGTGCAGGATCTCAGGAACGATGTCCAGCAGGGCATCCTCTCCCGCGATACCGAGCGCTACAAGACAACCAACACGGCCGATTACCTTTCGGCGCTCACCAACGACGTGAAGATCATCGAAGAGAACGTCATCGTGGCGTTCCTCAACACGATCCAATACGCTCTCGTATTCGTCATGGCCGCTGTCGCGCTGTTCGTGTACAGCCCGCTCATCGGCGGGATCATGCTGTTCGGCCTGCTTCTCATGTACCTCCTGCCGGCCAGCCTGGGCAAGCCCATCGGCAAGCGGCAGGAAGCCTATTCGGCGAGCCTATCCCTCTTCACGACGAGACTGAAAGACCAATTCTCAGGCTACGAGGTCATACGCTCGTACCGGCTTGTCGATCAGGCAAAAGCCGCGTTCACGCGCCAAAACGAAGAGCTTTCGGAACGCAAGTACGGCGTCGACAAGCTGTTGGCCCTGAGCGAGGTCATCGCCGGCGTGATGGGCGCGGGCCTCCAGATAGGCACCATGCTGGTCGCAGGGTTTCTCGTGCTCAACGGGCAGATGGCTGCCGGCACGCTCTTGGCCATCCTGCAACTCTCGGGCATGTTCGTGCAGCCGGTGGCGATCATCCTGCAAAGCATTCCCAAGATTCAAGGGGCCGGCCCCGTGCTTGCCCGACTCGAGGAGCTGAGCTCCCCCGCTCCATCCGGTTTTACCGGAACGGTCGAGCCGGCGTTCGAGAGGGATATCCGGTTCGAGAATCTGAGCTTCGGTTATGCGGAAGGCCGACCCGTGCTTGCCGGGCTTGATGCGACGCTGGAAAAGGGTGGGAAGTACGTCCTCATCGGCGAGAGCGGCTGCGGGAAGAGCACGCTGATGAGCCTCCTCGCAGCCGAGCACAGCGCGTACGCCGGCGAGATCCGCATCGACGGGAACGAGCTCCGCACCCTTGACATCGATAAGCTTCTCACCAGCATATCCACGATCCACCAAGACGTGTACCTGTTCGACGAGACCATCCGATACAACATCGGCCTGGGGCGGCCCTATTCGGAAGAGAAATGGAACCGAGCCCTGAGGATAAGCGGCGTTGACAGGTTCCTTGCCCAAACCGAGCAGGGGCTCGATACGCAGGCGGGAGAGATGGGTGCCAACCTCTCCGGGGGCCAGTGTCAGCGGATCGCCGTTGCGAGGGCGCTGATCGAGGAGAAGCCCCTGCTCATCCTCGACGAAGGCACGAATGCCGTGGATATCCAGACAGCCTACGACATCGAATCCGCCTTGCTCGGGATCGAAGATCTGACCCTGATCACCATCACCCACAATCTCAGGCCAGAACTGCTGCGGCGCTACGACGCCCTGCTGTTCATGAAGCAAGGTCGCATAGGCGAAGCAGGCACCTACGATGCGCTCGTCGAGCAAGGGGGCGGTTTTGCCTCATTCCAGCGCTTGGAGCGTATAATCGAACCAGGTACGCAACAGAACGAGGTCCACGTACATGAAACTGCAACTCAATCCGGTCTTTGA
- a CDS encoding Tex family protein, whose product MPSIQSTIAGELGLTAAQVAAVIALVDEGNTIPFIARYRKEATDGMDDATLRAFDERLSYLRNLEARKAEVLHAIEEQGKLTADLRAKIEDAAVMQRVEDLYKPYKKKRATRASKAREAGLEPLALLILAQQPHGEDPLRAAARLVNPAAGYPTPEEALQGARDIVAETIADDAEHVAALRAYTKSCGALAAEAVDAGEKSVYEAYYDFSEPLLKVPNHRILAINRGEKEKKLRVKVRADADGAVSQLERRVVKRPQSPCAGVLREAVADGYKRLIALSIDREMRAELTERAETQAIRVFAKNTESLLQQRPVRGARVIALDPGYRTGCKVAVLDEYGKLLDFSTVYPTPPRSQVKETQAALHALIRKHRVNVIAIGNGTGSRETEDVVADLLARIEEPVQYTIVNEAGASVYSASQLASEEYPDLDVTTRGAMSLGRRLQDPLAELVKIPPQAIGVGQYQHDLNQAALERALTGVVESVVNRVGVDLNTASASLLGYVSGISAAVAKNIVAYREEHGAFADRRELKKVPKLGAKAFQNCAGFLRIAGGANPLDATSVHPESYPAARELLKRAKVKPEALARGGVPDIASRLGDLPALAAELGVGLPTLRDIVAELEKPGRDPRDDAPPVVFNRTVRDFDDLAVGMELAGTVRNVVDFGAFVDVGVKQDGLVHISKLADRFVRHPSEVVAVGDTVTVWVSGVDKDRGKISLTMVKGKL is encoded by the coding sequence ATGCCATCCATCCAAAGCACCATCGCCGGCGAGCTCGGCCTGACCGCGGCGCAGGTGGCCGCCGTCATCGCGCTCGTCGACGAGGGCAACACCATCCCCTTCATCGCCCGCTACCGCAAGGAGGCCACCGACGGCATGGACGACGCCACGCTGCGCGCCTTCGACGAGCGGCTCTCCTACCTGCGCAACCTCGAGGCGCGCAAGGCCGAGGTGCTGCACGCCATCGAGGAGCAGGGCAAGCTCACGGCCGACCTGCGCGCGAAGATCGAGGACGCCGCGGTCATGCAGCGCGTGGAGGACCTGTACAAGCCGTACAAGAAGAAGCGCGCCACCCGGGCGTCGAAGGCGCGCGAGGCGGGGCTCGAGCCGCTCGCCCTGCTCATCCTCGCGCAGCAGCCGCACGGGGAGGATCCGCTGCGCGCCGCCGCGAGGCTCGTGAACCCGGCCGCCGGCTACCCGACACCCGAAGAGGCGCTGCAGGGCGCCCGCGACATCGTGGCCGAGACCATCGCGGACGACGCCGAGCACGTCGCGGCCCTGCGCGCCTACACCAAAAGCTGCGGCGCGCTCGCGGCGGAGGCCGTCGACGCGGGCGAGAAGAGCGTGTACGAGGCGTACTACGACTTCTCCGAGCCCCTGCTCAAGGTGCCCAACCACCGCATCCTCGCCATCAACCGCGGCGAGAAGGAGAAGAAGCTGCGGGTGAAGGTGCGCGCCGACGCGGACGGCGCCGTCTCCCAGCTGGAACGACGCGTGGTCAAGCGCCCGCAGAGCCCCTGCGCCGGCGTCCTTCGGGAAGCCGTCGCCGACGGCTACAAGCGCCTGATCGCCCTGTCGATCGACCGCGAGATGCGCGCCGAGCTCACCGAGCGCGCCGAGACGCAGGCCATCCGCGTGTTCGCTAAGAACACCGAGAGCCTCCTGCAGCAGCGCCCCGTCCGCGGCGCGCGCGTCATCGCGCTCGACCCGGGCTACCGCACGGGCTGCAAGGTGGCCGTGCTCGACGAGTACGGCAAGCTGCTCGACTTCTCCACCGTCTACCCCACCCCGCCGCGCTCCCAGGTCAAGGAGACGCAGGCCGCGCTCCACGCCCTCATCCGCAAGCACCGCGTCAACGTGATCGCCATCGGCAACGGCACGGGCAGCCGCGAGACGGAGGACGTCGTGGCCGACCTCCTCGCGCGCATCGAGGAGCCCGTGCAGTACACCATCGTGAACGAGGCCGGCGCCTCGGTCTACTCGGCCTCCCAGCTGGCGAGCGAGGAGTACCCCGACCTCGACGTCACCACGCGCGGCGCCATGAGCCTGGGCCGCCGCCTGCAGGACCCGCTGGCCGAGCTCGTGAAGATCCCGCCCCAGGCCATCGGCGTCGGGCAGTACCAGCACGACCTCAACCAGGCCGCGCTCGAGCGCGCGCTGACCGGCGTCGTGGAAAGCGTCGTCAACCGCGTGGGCGTCGACCTCAACACGGCCAGCGCGAGCCTGCTAGGCTACGTGTCGGGCATCAGCGCCGCCGTGGCGAAGAACATCGTGGCCTACCGCGAGGAGCATGGCGCCTTCGCCGACCGCCGCGAGCTCAAGAAGGTGCCGAAGCTGGGCGCCAAGGCCTTCCAGAACTGCGCCGGCTTCCTGCGCATCGCGGGCGGCGCCAACCCGCTGGACGCGACGAGCGTCCACCCCGAGAGCTACCCGGCGGCGCGCGAGCTGCTCAAGCGCGCGAAGGTGAAGCCGGAGGCGCTCGCCCGCGGCGGCGTCCCCGACATCGCGAGCCGCCTCGGCGACCTTCCCGCGCTGGCCGCCGAGCTGGGAGTGGGCCTGCCCACCCTGCGCGACATCGTCGCCGAGCTGGAGAAGCCGGGCCGCGACCCCCGCGACGACGCGCCGCCCGTCGTGTTCAACCGCACCGTGCGCGACTTCGACGACCTCGCCGTCGGCATGGAGCTGGCCGGCACCGTGCGCAACGTCGTGGACTTCGGCGCCTTCGTGGACGTCGGCGTGAAACAGGACGGCCTCGTGCACATCTCCAAGCTGGCCGACCGCTTCGTGCGCCACCCGAGCGAGGTCGTGGCCGTGGGCGACACCGTCACCGTCTGGGTGTCCGGCGTCGACAAGGACCGCGGCAAGATCTCGCTGACCATGGTCAAGGGGAAGCTCTAA
- a CDS encoding fructose-1,6-bisphosphatase, whose product MDVTNKRYLELLSRSFPTADKASAEIINLSAILNLPKGTEFFASDIHGEYEAFSHTLRNGSGSIRLKIDDVFGDALSAEEKRSLATLIYYPREKTELVLSQVDDAEAWYAVTLPRLVAVCKRAAQKYTRSRVRKALPRDFAYIIEELMTENRHGVDKQAYYAAIIDAVIRTDRAAALVEALCLLIQRLAIERLHIVGDIYDRGPYPHVIMDALMEHHSLDIQWGNHDIVWMGASLGQRGCIAHVVRNCARYGNLSILEDAYGINILPLASFALDAYRDDPCVAFALKGNPDLPPQELEMNVKIQKAMAIIQFKVEGKLIDENPGFGLDDRKLLDKIDYERGTVMLDGVEYELTDTVFPTVDPADPYRLTPEEEDVMQRLEQAFTGCEKLQRHMRFFLDAGSLYKIHNGNLLFHACVPLNADGSLMETDVFGEAYKGRALYDVMERYVRAAFDDADPELAKRGRDLLWYLWLGEGSPLFAKSKMATFELYLIAEKEARKEVKNPFYTYLNDERVMAGIFEDFGMDPETSRIVCGHVPVKVKDGEDPVKCNGRVLTIDGGFSKAYQPTTGIAGYTLISNSYGFVLAAHEPLESMRAAVVNELDIHSSRKVVERVEKRTLVADTDTGAELKQQVADLEQLLEAYRKGEIPEGGK is encoded by the coding sequence ATGGATGTGACGAACAAGCGGTACCTGGAGCTGCTCTCCCGGTCGTTTCCCACGGCCGACAAGGCGTCGGCGGAGATCATCAACCTCAGCGCCATCCTGAACCTCCCCAAGGGCACCGAGTTCTTCGCGTCCGACATCCACGGCGAGTACGAGGCGTTCTCCCACACCCTGAGGAACGGCTCCGGCTCCATCCGCCTCAAGATCGACGACGTGTTCGGCGACGCGCTGAGCGCCGAGGAGAAACGCTCGCTGGCCACGCTCATCTACTACCCGCGCGAGAAGACCGAGCTCGTGCTGTCGCAGGTGGACGACGCCGAGGCGTGGTACGCCGTCACGCTGCCGCGCCTCGTGGCCGTGTGCAAGCGCGCCGCCCAGAAGTACACGCGCTCCCGCGTGCGCAAGGCGCTGCCCCGCGATTTCGCGTACATCATCGAGGAGCTCATGACCGAGAACCGCCACGGGGTTGACAAGCAGGCCTACTACGCCGCCATCATCGACGCCGTCATCCGCACCGACCGCGCCGCCGCCCTCGTCGAGGCGCTGTGCCTGCTCATCCAGCGCCTCGCCATCGAGCGGCTGCACATCGTGGGCGACATCTACGACCGCGGGCCCTACCCGCACGTCATCATGGACGCGCTCATGGAGCACCATTCCCTCGACATCCAGTGGGGCAACCACGACATCGTGTGGATGGGCGCCTCGCTCGGGCAGCGCGGCTGCATCGCGCACGTCGTGCGCAACTGCGCGCGCTACGGCAACCTCTCCATCCTGGAGGACGCCTACGGCATCAACATCCTGCCGCTCGCCTCGTTCGCGCTCGACGCGTACCGCGACGACCCGTGCGTCGCGTTCGCCCTCAAGGGCAACCCGGACCTCCCGCCGCAGGAGCTGGAGATGAACGTCAAGATCCAGAAGGCCATGGCCATCATCCAGTTCAAGGTGGAGGGGAAGCTCATCGACGAGAACCCCGGCTTCGGCCTGGACGACCGCAAGCTGCTCGACAAGATCGACTACGAGCGCGGCACGGTGATGCTCGACGGCGTGGAGTACGAGCTGACCGACACGGTGTTCCCCACGGTGGACCCGGCCGACCCCTACCGTCTCACCCCCGAGGAGGAGGACGTCATGCAGCGCCTCGAGCAGGCCTTCACGGGCTGCGAGAAGCTGCAGCGCCACATGCGCTTCTTCCTGGACGCGGGCAGCCTGTACAAGATCCACAACGGCAACCTGCTGTTCCACGCGTGCGTGCCGCTGAACGCCGACGGCTCCCTCATGGAGACCGACGTGTTCGGCGAGGCGTACAAGGGCCGCGCGCTGTACGACGTCATGGAGCGCTACGTGCGCGCGGCGTTCGACGACGCCGACCCCGAGCTGGCCAAGCGCGGGCGCGACCTCCTGTGGTACCTGTGGCTGGGGGAGGGGTCGCCCCTGTTCGCGAAGAGCAAGATGGCAACCTTCGAGCTGTACCTGATCGCCGAGAAGGAGGCGCGCAAGGAGGTCAAGAACCCGTTCTACACCTACCTCAACGACGAGCGCGTGATGGCCGGCATCTTCGAGGACTTCGGGATGGATCCCGAGACGTCGCGCATCGTGTGCGGCCACGTGCCGGTGAAGGTGAAGGACGGCGAGGACCCGGTGAAGTGCAACGGCCGCGTGCTCACCATCGACGGCGGCTTCTCGAAGGCCTACCAGCCCACCACCGGCATCGCCGGCTACACGCTGATCTCGAACTCCTACGGCTTCGTCCTGGCCGCTCACGAGCCCCTCGAGTCGATGCGCGCCGCCGTGGTGAACGAGCTGGACATCCACTCGTCGCGCAAGGTGGTCGAGCGCGTCGAGAAGCGCACGCTCGTGGCCGACACCGACACCGGCGCCGAACTCAAGCAGCAGGTGGCCGACCTGGAGCAGCTGCTGGAAGCCTACCGCAAAGGCGAGATCCCCGAGGGCGGGAAGTAG
- a CDS encoding aldose 1-epimerase family protein, with protein sequence MQDAVVLALENDELSVRVSSKGAELQSVVRDGVERMWSGDPAVWGRRAPLLFPLIGRLRDGWYADGGQRVDAPMHGFSRDRAFAAEQVSGTQARFETSSDEGTRAVYPFDFRLRVDFSLDGDAIVKTHTVENTGARPMPFELGGHEAYATRLLPGERMADYFVRFEGVDALEMFGMDEAGILTLPKVEVPLEDGRLTKTPEQLGIDTIVLENVPGSVATLANAANGYEVTVEFPDFPYFGIWTAAGQADARYLCLEPWSALPDACFSPRELAEKPSVRTLGPGERATLTYRMTFR encoded by the coding sequence ATGCAGGATGCGGTTGTGCTCGCGCTGGAGAACGACGAGCTTTCGGTGCGCGTTTCGAGCAAAGGAGCGGAGCTGCAGAGCGTCGTGCGCGATGGCGTCGAGCGGATGTGGTCGGGCGATCCTGCGGTGTGGGGTCGGCGGGCGCCGTTGCTGTTCCCGCTGATCGGACGCTTGCGCGACGGTTGGTACGCGGACGGAGGACAGCGCGTGGACGCGCCGATGCACGGCTTTAGCCGTGACCGCGCGTTCGCGGCCGAGCAGGTGTCGGGCACGCAGGCGCGCTTCGAGACGTCCTCCGACGAGGGCACGCGGGCCGTCTACCCCTTCGACTTCCGCTTGCGCGTCGATTTCTCGCTCGACGGCGACGCGATCGTCAAGACGCACACCGTGGAGAATACGGGCGCCCGGCCGATGCCGTTCGAGCTGGGCGGCCACGAGGCGTATGCGACGCGCCTGTTGCCGGGGGAGCGCATGGCCGACTATTTCGTGCGCTTCGAAGGCGTCGATGCGCTCGAGATGTTCGGGATGGACGAGGCGGGCATCCTCACGCTGCCGAAGGTCGAGGTGCCGCTCGAGGATGGGCGCCTGACGAAGACGCCCGAGCAGCTGGGTATCGACACCATCGTGCTGGAGAACGTCCCCGGCAGCGTCGCGACGCTGGCGAACGCGGCGAACGGCTACGAGGTCACGGTGGAGTTCCCGGACTTCCCCTACTTCGGGATTTGGACGGCCGCCGGCCAGGCCGATGCCCGCTACCTGTGCCTCGAGCCCTGGTCGGCGCTGCCCGATGCCTGCTTCTCCCCGCGTGAGCTGGCCGAGAAGCCCAGCGTGCGCACCCTCGGGCCGGGCGAGCGCGCGACGCTGACGTACCGGATGACGTTTCGCTAG
- a CDS encoding MerR family transcriptional regulator: MLYTIGDAAKKLGMSATTLRYYDKEGLLPYVNRSGGGMRMFTEDDFEWVRFIECLKRSGLTIKEIKRFVDWYLEGDGTIGQRRDLFHARKRALEEEMADLQRTLDFVSYKCWFYDVAAEAGTTDAPHAIKDEDLPPEIRDLKARSGANKY; this comes from the coding sequence GTGCTCTACACCATCGGAGATGCCGCCAAAAAGCTGGGGATGTCGGCGACGACGCTGCGCTACTACGACAAGGAGGGGCTGCTGCCCTACGTGAACCGCAGCGGCGGCGGCATGCGCATGTTCACCGAGGACGACTTCGAGTGGGTGCGCTTCATCGAGTGCCTGAAGAGGTCGGGCCTCACCATCAAGGAGATCAAGCGGTTCGTCGACTGGTACCTCGAGGGCGACGGCACCATCGGGCAGCGGCGCGACCTGTTCCACGCGCGCAAGCGGGCGCTCGAGGAGGAGATGGCCGATCTGCAGCGCACGCTGGACTTCGTCTCGTACAAGTGCTGGTTCTACGACGTCGCGGCGGAGGCGGGCACGACCGATGCGCCCCATGCGATCAAGGACGAGGATCTGCCTCCCGAGATCCGCGACCTCAAGGCGCGCAGCGGCGCCAACAAGTACTGA
- a CDS encoding DNA-3-methyladenine glycosylase I produces the protein MEGKRRCSWAGDDPTYVDYHDNEWGRPTHDDRMLFELLVLEGAQAGLSWITVLRKREAYREAFDGFDPGAVARYGEAKVEELMANEGIVRNRLKINAAIANAKLFLDVVDEFGSFDAFIWGYVDGEPIVNRWEAQEDVPATTPLSDRISKDLKKRGFKFVGPTIVYAYLQSIGMVNDHVTDCFVRQELEGGAA, from the coding sequence ATGGAGGGGAAACGCAGGTGCTCGTGGGCGGGCGACGATCCGACGTACGTGGACTACCACGACAACGAGTGGGGAAGGCCCACCCACGACGACCGCATGCTGTTCGAGCTGCTGGTTCTGGAGGGCGCGCAGGCGGGCCTCTCGTGGATAACCGTCCTCAGGAAGCGCGAGGCGTACCGGGAGGCCTTCGACGGGTTCGACCCGGGCGCGGTGGCGCGCTACGGCGAGGCGAAGGTCGAGGAGCTCATGGCGAACGAGGGGATCGTCCGCAACCGCCTCAAGATCAACGCGGCCATCGCCAACGCGAAGCTGTTCCTGGACGTGGTCGATGAGTTCGGGAGCTTCGACGCGTTCATATGGGGATACGTGGACGGCGAACCCATCGTGAACCGGTGGGAAGCCCAGGAGGACGTTCCGGCGACCACGCCGCTTTCCGATCGCATCAGCAAGGACCTCAAGAAGCGCGGCTTCAAGTTCGTCGGCCCCACCATCGTCTACGCCTACCTGCAATCCATCGGCATGGTGAACGACCACGTGACGGATTGCTTCGTGCGGCAGGAGCTGGAGGGCGGCGCCGCGTAA
- a CDS encoding MFS transporter, with the protein MRSEKAVGNHLIPVLFMGTFGILCTETGVIGILPQIAARFGVGVTEAGLLVSLFALAVAVSGATLPAALSKVNRKTVMLAVLGAFALGNVAFAFAPTFEVALAARILPAFLHPVYCSAAFALAASSTSEEEAPRATSKVMMGVSLGMVAGVPLSSLLANASSVQTVMLVFAAVNAVAFAGTLLLVKPLPVAQKMSYVAQVSSVKNPRAVVSLVATACIQAAIFATYAYVAAYLGEVVGLAGEAQSALLLGFGIASLAGNYLAGRLLSKAARATLLAFPAVVLAVYALLFFGAGAAALAVAAVVLWGLVYGFGNNVQQFATSTSMPDAPDFANGLFISFGNIGIAVGTAAGGAALAAFGPQATVGASVLFVILSAASLFARSRFDARPLAEGAPGRLEQASTR; encoded by the coding sequence ATGCGATCTGAGAAAGCCGTCGGGAACCACCTGATACCCGTCCTGTTCATGGGGACGTTCGGCATACTCTGCACGGAAACGGGGGTGATCGGGATACTGCCGCAGATAGCGGCCCGCTTCGGCGTCGGCGTGACGGAGGCGGGCCTGTTGGTCAGCTTGTTCGCCCTCGCCGTGGCGGTCTCGGGGGCCACGCTGCCCGCGGCCCTTTCCAAGGTGAACCGCAAAACCGTCATGCTCGCCGTGCTCGGGGCGTTCGCCCTCGGCAACGTCGCGTTCGCCTTCGCGCCCACCTTCGAGGTCGCCCTCGCGGCCCGCATCCTGCCGGCGTTCCTCCATCCCGTGTACTGCTCGGCCGCCTTCGCGCTGGCCGCCTCGTCGACGTCCGAGGAAGAGGCGCCCAGGGCTACTTCGAAGGTGATGATGGGCGTCTCGCTGGGCATGGTGGCAGGCGTCCCTCTGTCCAGCCTGCTGGCGAACGCGTCGTCCGTCCAGACGGTCATGCTCGTGTTCGCAGCCGTCAACGCCGTCGCGTTCGCGGGCACCCTCCTGCTCGTCAAGCCCCTGCCCGTCGCGCAGAAGATGAGCTACGTCGCGCAGGTCTCGTCGGTCAAGAACCCCCGCGCCGTCGTCTCGCTCGTCGCGACCGCCTGCATCCAGGCGGCCATCTTCGCAACCTACGCCTACGTGGCCGCGTACCTGGGCGAGGTGGTCGGCCTTGCGGGAGAAGCGCAATCGGCCCTCCTGCTGGGGTTCGGCATCGCCAGCCTCGCAGGCAACTACCTTGCCGGCCGGCTGCTCTCGAAAGCGGCGCGCGCGACGCTGCTCGCCTTCCCGGCGGTCGTGCTCGCCGTCTACGCCCTCCTGTTCTTCGGGGCCGGCGCCGCCGCCCTGGCGGTCGCGGCCGTCGTCCTCTGGGGGCTCGTGTACGGGTTCGGAAACAACGTCCAGCAGTTCGCGACCTCGACGTCCATGCCCGACGCGCCGGACTTCGCCAACGGGCTGTTCATCTCGTTCGGCAACATCGGCATCGCCGTGGGAACCGCCGCGGGCGGCGCGGCGCTGGCGGCTTTCGGCCCGCAGGCCACCGTCGGCGCGTCGGTGCTGTTCGTGATCCTGTCCGCAGCAAGCCTCTTCGCGCGCTCGCGTTTCGACGCCCGGCCCCTCGCCGAGGGCGCGCCGGGCCGCCTCGAGCAGGCCTCGACGCGATGA
- a CDS encoding arsenate reductase family protein, whose product MNIQVFGTKKSFDTKKAQRFFKERRVKFQFIDLKEKGMSKGELESACRAVGGIEALIDPKAKDQDLVALLAYLSPDQKFDKVLENQHVLAEPVVRNGKQATVGYAPEIWKMWE is encoded by the coding sequence GTGAACATCCAGGTGTTCGGCACCAAGAAGAGCTTCGACACGAAGAAGGCGCAGCGCTTCTTCAAGGAGCGGCGCGTGAAGTTCCAGTTCATCGACCTGAAGGAGAAGGGGATGAGCAAGGGCGAGCTCGAGTCGGCGTGCCGCGCGGTCGGCGGCATCGAGGCGCTGATCGACCCGAAGGCGAAGGACCAGGACCTCGTGGCCCTGCTCGCGTACCTCTCGCCCGACCAGAAATTCGACAAGGTGCTGGAGAACCAGCACGTCCTCGCCGAGCCCGTGGTGCGCAACGGCAAGCAGGCCACGGTGGGCTACGCCCCCGAGATATGGAAGATGTGGGAGTAG
- a CDS encoding ArsR/SmtB family transcription factor: protein MKLQLNPVFETFCLLGYPNWGDTTKKEIVKKLDALGVNGAAVYAANFPLVERYYDAFASRAVQTEGSALFEDMSTELGLLLIINLLLHPQWLDDFDAVSDEEATAAISEGITDLLESDGGPIEALEASELSDQAKWQMTALLQQPRKKLALVIDAINANLATYEHAYARLASEIEPLLEQLEDQLEKDELSSNMSRIVALNPQAPVIPSLANPLIILVLGDYNFVGLLLNRMMGGRSEGLTETEAALVAKALSDPSKVKILGELKQGKLYSLEIAQKLELTPATTSHHMNMLLSAGLVEVSKEGAKAYYSVCRDTVERYRAWLHDRFL, encoded by the coding sequence ATGAAACTGCAACTCAATCCGGTCTTTGAAACCTTTTGCTTGCTCGGGTATCCCAATTGGGGAGACACGACGAAAAAGGAGATCGTAAAGAAACTCGACGCGTTAGGGGTCAACGGCGCCGCCGTGTACGCGGCGAACTTTCCGCTGGTCGAGCGTTACTATGACGCTTTTGCGAGCAGGGCGGTTCAAACCGAGGGAAGCGCTTTGTTCGAGGACATGTCGACCGAGCTCGGACTCCTGCTCATCATCAACCTCCTCCTTCACCCCCAGTGGCTCGATGACTTCGACGCCGTTTCCGACGAAGAGGCGACCGCCGCCATCAGCGAGGGAATAACCGACCTCCTGGAAAGCGACGGGGGGCCCATCGAGGCCCTGGAGGCGAGCGAGCTGTCGGACCAGGCAAAATGGCAGATGACCGCCCTTCTGCAACAACCGCGGAAAAAACTTGCGCTTGTCATCGACGCCATCAACGCCAACCTCGCGACGTACGAGCACGCCTACGCAAGGCTGGCATCCGAAATAGAGCCTTTGCTTGAGCAGCTTGAGGATCAGCTTGAAAAAGACGAGCTGTCCTCGAACATGTCACGCATCGTGGCGCTGAACCCCCAAGCCCCCGTCATCCCCTCGCTCGCCAACCCCCTGATCATCCTGGTCTTGGGAGACTACAACTTCGTCGGCCTTCTGCTGAACAGGATGATGGGAGGACGGAGCGAAGGCCTCACCGAAACCGAGGCCGCCCTGGTGGCGAAAGCGCTGAGCGATCCCAGTAAGGTGAAGATTCTCGGCGAGCTGAAGCAGGGCAAGCTGTACAGCCTGGAAATCGCCCAGAAGCTGGAGCTTACCCCGGCAACCACCTCCCATCATATGAACATGCTGCTCTCCGCCGGCTTGGTGGAAGTGTCGAAAGAAGGCGCGAAGGCGTACTACAGCGTGTGCCGCGACACCGTCGAGCGCTATCGCGCCTGGCTGCACGACCGCTTCTTGTAG